Proteins co-encoded in one Pan paniscus chromosome 23, NHGRI_mPanPan1-v2.0_pri, whole genome shotgun sequence genomic window:
- the SNU13 gene encoding NHP2-like protein 1 isoform X2 encodes MTEADVNPKAYPLADAHLTKKLLDLVQQSCNYKQLRKGANEATKTLNRGISEFIVMAADAEPLEIILHLPLLCEDKNVPYVFVRSKQALGRACGVSRPVIACSVTIKEGSQLKQQIQSIQQSIERLLV; translated from the exons ATG ACTGAGGCTGATGTGAATCCGAAGGCCTATCCCCTTGCCGATGCCCACCTCACCAAGAAGCTACTGGACCTCGTTCAGCAGTCATGTAACTATAAGCAGCTTCGGAAAGGAGCCAATGAGG CCACCAAAACCCTCAACAGGGGCATCTCTGAGTTCATCGTGATGGCTGCAGACGCCGAGCCACTGGAGATCATTCTGCACCTCCCGCTGCTGTGTGAAGACAAGAATGTGCCCTACGTGTTTGTGCGCTCCAAGCAGGCCCTGGGGAGAGCCTGTGGGGTCTCCAGGCCTGTCATCGCCTGTTCTGTCACCATCAAAGAAGGCTCGCAGCTGAAACAGCAGATCCAGTCCATTCAGCAGTCCATTGAAAGGCTCTTAGTCTAA
- the LOC103785418 gene encoding protein LLP homolog → MAKSLRSKWKRKMRAEKRKKNAPKEASRLKSILKLDCDVLMKDVQEIATVVVPKPKHCQEKMQCEVEDEKDDMKMETDIKRNKKTLLDQHGQYPIWTNQRQRKRLTAKREKRKGKSKAKAVKVAKGLAW, encoded by the coding sequence ATGGCTAAAAGCTTACGGAGTAAGTGGAAAAGAAAGATGCGtgctgaaaagagaaaaaagaatgcccCAAAGGAGGCCAGCAGGCTTAAAAGTATTCTCAAACTAGACTGTGATGTTTTAATGAAAGATGTTCAAGAGATAGCAACTGTGGTGGTACCCAAACCCAAACATTGCCAAGAGAAAATGCAATGTGAGGTAGAAGATGAAAAAGATGACATGAAAATGGAGACTGatattaagagaaataaaaagactcTTCTAGACCAGCATGGACAGTACCCAATATGGACGAACCAAAGGCAACGAAAAAGGCTGACGGCAAAGcgagagaaaagaaaggggaaaagcaaagcaaaagcaGTGAAAGTGGCAAAGGGTTTGGCCTGGTAG